The Streptomyces sp. HSG2 genome has a segment encoding these proteins:
- a CDS encoding glycoside hydrolase family 6 protein: MDGTRGVGRIGGARVRAAAVGAVLLLAGCSDADAGDAEGDGAPARQPAGSAPYWVNPEGTAARELAELERDGRDEEADLIRRIAERPVAEWISPEEAEAQSRGFTEAAAAVDRTALLVLYNIPHRDCGQYSQGGAVDGAAYRAFVEAVAEGIDDRPATVILEPDAVLHLVDGCTPEVYHEERYALLREAIATLKALPDTTVYLDAGNAGWGEPDQIFEPLRWAGVERADGFSVNVSNYYTTEDSIAYGKELSAKVGGKPFVIDTSRNGNGPYTGGDASERWCNPPGRALGEAPTRDTADPLVDAYLWIKRPGESDGECKGGPKAGEWWPEYALGLARSAN, encoded by the coding sequence ATGGACGGCACCAGGGGCGTCGGAAGGATCGGCGGGGCCCGGGTCCGCGCGGCGGCGGTCGGGGCGGTGCTGCTCCTGGCGGGCTGCTCGGACGCGGACGCCGGCGATGCCGAGGGGGACGGCGCGCCCGCCCGGCAGCCCGCGGGATCCGCCCCCTACTGGGTCAACCCGGAGGGCACCGCCGCGCGCGAGTTGGCGGAACTGGAGCGGGACGGCCGTGACGAGGAGGCCGACCTGATCCGCCGGATCGCCGAACGGCCGGTGGCCGAGTGGATCAGCCCGGAGGAAGCCGAGGCCCAGAGCCGCGGTTTCACCGAGGCCGCCGCGGCGGTCGACCGCACGGCGCTGCTCGTGCTGTACAACATCCCGCACCGGGACTGCGGCCAGTACTCGCAGGGCGGCGCGGTCGACGGCGCGGCCTACCGCGCCTTCGTCGAGGCCGTGGCCGAGGGGATCGACGATCGGCCGGCCACGGTGATTTTGGAGCCGGACGCGGTGCTGCACCTCGTGGACGGCTGCACGCCCGAGGTGTACCACGAGGAGCGCTACGCGCTCTTGCGGGAAGCGATCGCCACCCTGAAGGCGCTCCCCGACACCACCGTCTACCTCGACGCGGGCAACGCCGGTTGGGGGGAGCCGGACCAGATCTTCGAACCGCTGCGGTGGGCGGGCGTCGAGCGGGCCGACGGCTTCTCGGTCAACGTCTCGAACTACTACACCACCGAGGACTCGATCGCCTACGGCAAGGAGTTGTCCGCCAAGGTCGGCGGGAAGCCCTTCGTCATCGACACCAGCCGCAACGGCAACGGCCCCTACACCGGGGGCGATGCGAGCGAGCGCTGGTGCAATCCGCCCGGCCGGGCGCTGGGCGAGGCACCCACCCGCGACACCGCCGATCCCCTGGTCGACGCCTACCTGTGGATCAAGCGCCCCGGGGAATCGGACGGGGAGTGCAAGGGCGGTCCCAAGGCGGGGGAGTGGTGGCCCGAGTACGCCCTGGGGCTAGCCCGGTCGGCGAACTGA
- a CDS encoding HAD-IIA family hydrolase → MAERKPIESWLTDMDGVLIHEGTPIPGAEEFLKRLRESGKPFLVLTNNSIYTPRDLHARLARMGLQVPVANIWTSALATAQFLDDQRPNGTAYVIGEAGLTTALHEIGYVLTDQEPDFVVLGETRTYSFEAMTKAVRLINDGARFVATNPDETGPSAEGALPATGAVAALITAATGKKPYFVGKPNPLMMRAGLNAIGAHSETSAMIGDRMDTDVLAGLEAGMRTFLVSTGVTRPSEVDRFPYGPSKVVESIADLVHEV, encoded by the coding sequence ATGGCAGAGCGCAAGCCGATCGAGTCGTGGCTGACCGACATGGACGGGGTGTTGATCCACGAAGGCACCCCGATCCCAGGCGCCGAGGAGTTCCTCAAGCGGCTGAGGGAATCCGGGAAGCCGTTCCTGGTCCTCACCAACAACTCGATCTACACCCCCCGGGACCTGCACGCGCGGCTCGCGCGCATGGGCCTCCAGGTGCCGGTGGCGAACATCTGGACCTCGGCGCTGGCCACCGCGCAGTTCCTGGACGACCAGCGCCCCAACGGCACCGCCTACGTGATCGGCGAGGCGGGGCTGACCACGGCGCTGCACGAGATCGGCTACGTGCTGACCGACCAGGAGCCCGACTTCGTCGTCCTCGGGGAGACCCGGACGTACTCCTTCGAGGCCATGACGAAGGCGGTCCGGCTGATCAACGACGGCGCGCGGTTCGTCGCGACGAACCCGGACGAGACGGGGCCCTCCGCGGAGGGGGCGCTGCCGGCGACAGGGGCCGTCGCGGCGCTGATCACGGCGGCCACCGGCAAGAAGCCGTACTTCGTCGGCAAGCCCAACCCCCTGATGATGCGCGCCGGTCTGAACGCCATCGGCGCCCACTCGGAGACCTCCGCCATGATCGGCGACCGGATGGACACGGACGTACTGGCCGGGCTGGAGGCGGGGATGCGCACCTTCCTCGTCAGCACCGGCGTGACGCGGCCGAGCGAGGTCGACCGCTTCCCGTACGGGCCCTCCAAGGTCGTCGAGTCGATCGCCGACCTGGTCCACGAGGTCTGA
- a CDS encoding SEC-C domain-containing protein — MRPDTPAENVDHPAEAARLERTAGLYPEDAEALLLRAAAHHELSGDRPAATALYDRLLSSSGKLEDPVLVRARKAANLWEYGHEAEARAIIDGVRAAAPRDPAAWVIVAEALESHDELEAAHETFTEGARSLVAEGEEPPRVTHPLFFGRHRVRRMLGLPHDAWDTLADTLHSMPVSLDELHDPGRVWTLGSNDPADLEAEISRLRAELGAHRAALSRPFPVAMLHWPAEELAELLADHPSLTAEYPSYEEHVATLETALRELASSGAARLGLVRGTVPSYEAFAASEGSSPGDASLLPQYATTLAARGRAEAWPPGQADACWCGTERAYADCHGTG; from the coding sequence ATGCGCCCCGACACGCCTGCCGAGAACGTCGACCACCCCGCCGAAGCGGCGCGCCTGGAGCGGACCGCCGGCCTGTACCCGGAGGACGCCGAGGCCCTGCTGCTGAGGGCCGCCGCCCACCACGAGCTGTCCGGCGACCGACCCGCCGCGACCGCGCTCTACGACCGGCTGCTGTCCTCGTCCGGGAAGTTGGAGGATCCCGTACTCGTACGGGCCCGGAAAGCGGCCAACCTCTGGGAGTACGGCCACGAGGCCGAGGCGCGGGCCATCATCGACGGCGTGCGCGCGGCGGCGCCGCGAGACCCGGCGGCGTGGGTGATCGTGGCGGAGGCGCTGGAGTCCCACGACGAGTTGGAGGCGGCTCACGAGACCTTCACCGAGGGGGCGCGGTCGCTGGTGGCGGAGGGTGAGGAGCCTCCCCGGGTCACGCACCCTCTGTTCTTCGGCCGACACCGCGTCCGACGCATGCTGGGTCTCCCGCACGACGCCTGGGACACCCTCGCCGACACCCTCCACTCGATGCCGGTCTCGCTGGACGAGCTGCACGACCCGGGCCGCGTCTGGACACTCGGCTCGAACGACCCGGCGGACCTGGAGGCGGAGATCTCCCGACTCCGCGCGGAGCTGGGTGCCCACCGGGCAGCCCTGTCGCGCCCCTTCCCGGTCGCCATGCTGCACTGGCCGGCCGAGGAGTTGGCGGAACTGCTGGCGGACCACCCCTCGCTGACCGCCGAGTACCCCTCCTACGAGGAGCACGTGGCGACCCTGGAGACCGCCCTGCGGGAACTCGCCTCGTCCGGCGCCGCCCGACTCGGCCTGGTACGGGGCACGGTCCCCTCCTACGAGGCCTTCGCCGCGTCCGAGGGCTCCTCCCCCGGCGACGCCTCCCTCCTGCCCCAGTACGCCACGACCCTGGCCGCCCGAGGGCGCGCCGAGGCATGGCCGCCCGGACAAGCGGACGCCTGCTGGTGCGGGACGGAGCGGGCCTACGCCGACTGCCACGGGACGGGGTGA
- a CDS encoding DUF445 domain-containing protein, which translates to MERTQTGAPVGTGEAGRLGGGDRAATAAGRAMTTFSPADEEKRRGVRRMKITATGLLIFVTVVYALTEWASHAGAGPWAGYVSAAAEAGMVGALADWFAVTALFRRPLGLPIPHTAIIPTKKDQLGVSLGEFVGENFLSEDVVRERLRAVGMAARLGAWLAVPDNADRVTEESATALRAALTVLRDSEVQAVVGEAVTRRADAVEIAPGMGRLLERVVADGGHRRAVDLVVARAHDWLVLHGDSVTGAVQGGAPAWTPRFVDRKMGDRVHKELLRFVTEMRDMPEHPAREALDRFLTDFASELRSDPDTRARVERLKSEVLGRDEVQDLIASVWTAVRSTVVSAAEDERSELRLRVRASLLALGGRLVADDRIRGKVDTWLENAAVYVVTTYRGEITSLITETVAGWDAEHTTRKIEANIGRDLQFIRINGTVVGSLAGLVIYSAARALGA; encoded by the coding sequence ATGGAACGAACGCAGACCGGGGCCCCGGTGGGCACGGGAGAGGCCGGTCGCCTCGGTGGGGGCGACCGCGCCGCGACCGCCGCGGGCCGGGCGATGACCACCTTCAGCCCCGCCGACGAGGAGAAGCGACGCGGCGTCCGCCGTATGAAGATCACCGCGACCGGGCTGCTGATCTTCGTCACGGTGGTCTACGCCCTCACCGAGTGGGCCTCCCACGCGGGTGCCGGGCCCTGGGCGGGATACGTGTCCGCCGCCGCCGAGGCCGGCATGGTCGGCGCCCTCGCCGACTGGTTCGCGGTCACCGCGCTCTTCAGACGCCCCTTGGGCCTGCCCATCCCGCACACCGCGATCATCCCGACCAAGAAGGACCAGCTCGGTGTCTCGCTCGGCGAGTTCGTCGGAGAGAACTTCCTCTCCGAGGACGTCGTGCGGGAGCGCCTGCGCGCCGTCGGGATGGCGGCCAGGCTCGGCGCCTGGCTCGCCGTCCCCGACAACGCGGACCGGGTGACCGAGGAATCGGCCACCGCGCTGCGGGCCGCCCTGACCGTGCTGCGCGACTCCGAGGTGCAGGCCGTGGTCGGGGAGGCCGTCACCCGCCGGGCCGACGCCGTGGAGATCGCCCCGGGGATGGGGAGACTGCTGGAGCGGGTCGTCGCCGACGGCGGGCATCGGCGGGCCGTCGACCTGGTGGTGGCGCGCGCCCACGACTGGCTGGTGCTGCACGGCGACTCGGTGACGGGCGCGGTCCAGGGCGGGGCGCCCGCCTGGACGCCGCGGTTCGTGGACCGGAAGATGGGCGACCGCGTCCACAAGGAGTTGCTGCGCTTCGTGACCGAGATGCGGGACATGCCCGAGCATCCGGCCCGCGAGGCGCTCGACCGGTTCCTGACGGACTTCGCGAGCGAGCTGCGGTCCGACCCCGACACCCGCGCGCGGGTGGAGCGGCTGAAGAGCGAGGTGTTGGGCCGGGACGAGGTCCAGGACCTGATCGCCTCCGTGTGGACCGCCGTGCGGTCCACGGTCGTCTCGGCGGCCGAGGACGAGCGCAGCGAACTGCGACTGCGGGTCCGTGCCTCGCTGCTGGCGCTCGGCGGGCGGCTCGTCGCCGACGACCGGATCCGGGGCAAGGTGGACACCTGGTTGGAGAACGCGGCGGTGTACGTCGTCACCACCTACCGGGGGGAGATCACCTCGCTGATCACCGAAACGGTGGCCGGGTGGGACGCCGAGCACACCACACGGAAGATCGAGGCGAACATCGGGCGGGACCTGCAGTTCATCAGGATCAACGGCACGGTGGTGGGTTCGCTGGCGGGGTTGGTCATCTACTCCGCGGCCCGAGCCCTGGGTGCCTGA
- a CDS encoding DUF1707 domain-containing protein — protein MSDDAPELRASDTDRERVAEVLRDALAEGRLDMTEFEQRLEAAYRARTYGELAPITRDLPAGATPAPRVSTTKEPDRAGGWSSRITGAEPTSTWAVAVMSGFRRKGRWTVPRRFTTFSFWGGGEIDLRDADFTARETVVNCVAIMGGASVVVPPGVEVIVRGIGVMGGFDQREDGVPGDPGAPRVIVTGFAFWGGVGVERKPPRSERGPKERARGERLRSGEARSEVEDGRRRDR, from the coding sequence ATGAGCGACGACGCCCCGGAACTGCGCGCATCCGACACCGACCGCGAACGGGTCGCCGAGGTCCTGCGGGACGCCCTCGCCGAGGGGCGGCTGGACATGACCGAGTTCGAGCAACGCCTGGAGGCGGCGTATCGGGCGCGGACCTACGGGGAGCTCGCCCCGATCACCCGGGACCTCCCGGCCGGCGCGACCCCCGCGCCCCGGGTGTCGACGACCAAGGAACCGGACCGCGCGGGCGGCTGGTCGAGCCGCATCACCGGGGCCGAGCCGACGTCGACCTGGGCGGTGGCCGTGATGTCGGGTTTCCGGCGCAAGGGGCGCTGGACCGTGCCCAGGCGCTTCACGACGTTCTCGTTCTGGGGCGGTGGGGAGATCGACCTCAGGGACGCCGACTTCACCGCGCGCGAGACGGTCGTGAACTGCGTCGCGATCATGGGCGGTGCCAGCGTGGTGGTGCCCCCCGGGGTCGAGGTGATCGTGCGAGGGATCGGCGTCATGGGCGGTTTCGACCAACGGGAGGATGGCGTTCCCGGTGATCCCGGTGCCCCCCGCGTGATCGTCACCGGGTTCGCCTTCTGGGGCGGGGTGGGTGTGGAGCGCAAGCCGCCCCGCTCGGAACGTGGGCCGAAGGAGAGGGCACGGGGGGAGAGGCTTCGGTCGGGCGAGGCCCGGTCCGAGGTGGAGGACGGCCGCCGCCGCGACCGCTGA
- a CDS encoding transglycosylase domain-containing protein translates to MVLGGVAAVAVLLVGGFFLGYHLVKIPSANALATRQNNIYLYADGTVLARDGEVNRENVALSRVSEAARHAVLAAEDRDFYSTSGVDPQAMLRAAWNTATGKGRQSGSTITQQYVKNYYLVQEQTVTRKVKEFFIAIKLDRETGKDDILEGYLNTSYFGRGAYGVQAAAHAYYGIDAADLDAGQGAYLASLLNAPSRYDVVTHPENRPAAVRRWNYVLDGMVEQGWLGPARRASLSFPDPDRTTAPNSLSGQRGYVVQIVKEQLAADGVLREGELEAGGYRITTTLREDAQDAFVAAVEDRLMSRLDDAREADSYVRAGGAAVDPRSGEVVALYNGVDYVKQYTPNATRRDFQVGSTFKPFVLASALENDAETQDGRSITPATRYDGTSERTVQGWSGQRYAPENEDHRDYGDITVREATDKSVNAVYAQMAADVGSDRVEETAVALGLSPDTPELVAAPSIALGTATASPLDMAKAYATLANHGRHAGYTLIERITRGGQDVPLPSRPDDRQVIGREAADTTTWVLRGVVERGTATAARAAGRPAAGKTGTAEEDTAAWFAGYTPELATVVAVMGQDPDTAAHKSLYGVMGLGRINGGGVPAEIWAQFTREALSGTPVTAFDLRVRRGVEESGGPSDRPSGSDRERDTDEEDRYGDDDPWDTEPGDGAWDSGPAATPPGATGGAEGALHDRGGAGGGVAAARDTDAPEAVRPTVDAPGPGAVVGPERVSTGSGEDPGGGGAEEHGGPGAETPGDDPNPPRVPQRPDGPDGRPGPPRPDGPGGPEGTGGGPVPGDPDGEHAAERPGDPGEPGRLPLPDHA, encoded by the coding sequence ATGGTGCTCGGCGGTGTCGCCGCGGTGGCCGTGCTGCTCGTCGGGGGCTTCTTCCTCGGCTACCACCTGGTGAAGATCCCGTCCGCCAACGCCCTGGCCACCCGGCAGAACAACATCTACCTGTACGCCGACGGCACCGTCCTCGCGCGCGACGGCGAGGTGAACCGGGAGAACGTGGCGCTCTCCCGCGTCTCCGAAGCCGCCCGACACGCCGTACTGGCGGCCGAGGACCGCGACTTCTACTCCACCTCGGGGGTCGACCCCCAGGCCATGCTCAGGGCGGCCTGGAACACGGCGACGGGCAAGGGCAGGCAGTCCGGCTCGACCATCACCCAGCAGTACGTCAAGAACTACTACCTCGTGCAGGAACAGACGGTCACGCGCAAGGTCAAGGAGTTCTTCATCGCGATCAAACTGGACCGCGAGACCGGCAAGGACGACATTCTGGAGGGCTATCTCAACACCAGCTACTTCGGCCGGGGCGCGTACGGCGTCCAGGCCGCCGCCCACGCGTACTACGGGATCGACGCCGCCGACCTGGACGCCGGGCAGGGCGCCTACCTCGCCTCGCTGCTCAACGCCCCGAGCCGGTACGACGTCGTCACCCACCCGGAGAACCGCCCGGCGGCGGTACGCCGTTGGAACTACGTCCTGGACGGGATGGTGGAGCAAGGCTGGCTCGGCCCGGCCCGGCGGGCCTCCCTGAGCTTTCCCGACCCCGACCGCACCACCGCGCCGAACAGCCTGTCCGGACAGCGCGGTTACGTGGTGCAGATCGTGAAGGAGCAACTCGCCGCGGACGGCGTCCTCCGGGAGGGGGAGCTGGAGGCCGGCGGCTACCGCATCACGACAACGCTCCGCGAGGACGCGCAGGACGCCTTCGTCGCCGCCGTGGAGGACCGGCTGATGTCCCGCCTTGACGACGCGCGGGAGGCCGACTCCTACGTACGGGCGGGCGGCGCGGCCGTCGACCCGCGCAGCGGCGAGGTCGTGGCGCTGTACAACGGCGTCGACTACGTGAAGCAGTACACCCCGAACGCCACCCGTCGGGACTTCCAGGTCGGCTCGACCTTCAAGCCCTTCGTCCTGGCCTCCGCCCTGGAGAACGACGCCGAGACCCAGGACGGCAGGTCGATCACCCCGGCCACCCGCTACGACGGCACCAGCGAACGCACCGTCCAGGGCTGGTCGGGGCAGCGCTACGCCCCCGAGAACGAGGACCACCGGGACTACGGGGACATCACCGTGCGGGAGGCCACCGACAAGTCGGTCAACGCCGTCTACGCCCAGATGGCCGCGGACGTGGGGAGCGACCGGGTCGAGGAGACCGCCGTCGCCCTCGGGCTCTCCCCCGACACACCGGAGCTGGTCGCCGCCCCCTCCATCGCCCTCGGCACCGCCACCGCCTCCCCCCTCGACATGGCCAAGGCGTACGCCACCCTGGCCAACCACGGCCGTCACGCCGGGTACACCCTGATCGAGCGGATCACCCGCGGCGGTCAAGACGTGCCACTGCCGTCGCGGCCGGACGATCGCCAGGTGATCGGCCGGGAGGCCGCCGACACCACCACCTGGGTGCTGCGCGGGGTGGTGGAGCGGGGCACCGCCACCGCCGCGCGGGCGGCCGGTCGCCCGGCCGCGGGCAAGACCGGCACCGCCGAGGAGGACACCGCCGCGTGGTTCGCCGGCTACACCCCGGAACTCGCCACCGTCGTGGCCGTCATGGGGCAGGACCCTGACACCGCCGCGCACAAGTCCCTCTACGGCGTGATGGGGCTGGGCAGGATCAACGGGGGCGGGGTCCCGGCCGAGATCTGGGCCCAGTTCACCCGCGAGGCGCTCTCCGGCACCCCGGTCACCGCCTTCGACCTGCGAGTGAGGCGCGGCGTCGAGGAGAGTGGTGGGCCCTCGGACCGCCCCTCGGGGTCCGACCGTGAGCGCGACACCGACGAGGAGGACCGTTACGGGGACGACGACCCGTGGGACACCGAACCCGGCGACGGCGCCTGGGACTCCGGCCCCGCCGCCACACCGCCCGGCGCGACGGGAGGTGCCGAGGGCGCCCTCCACGACCGTGGCGGCGCGGGCGGTGGCGTGGCCGCCGCCCGCGACACCGACGCCCCGGAAGCCGTCCGACCGACCGTCGACGCCCCCGGGCCCGGCGCCGTCGTCGGACCGGAACGCGTGTCGACGGGCTCCGGCGAAGACCCGGGAGGCGGTGGGGCCGAGGAACACGGGGGGCCCGGCGCCGAGACCCCGGGCGACGACCCGAACCCGCCACGCGTCCCCCAGAGACCGGACGGGCCGGACGGGAGGCCCGGGCCCCCGAGACCGGACGGCCCCGGCGGCCCCGAAGGAACGGGCGGCGGCCCGGTGCCGGGCGATCCGGACGGGGAGCACGCGGCGGAGAGAC